In Bos taurus isolate L1 Dominette 01449 registration number 42190680 breed Hereford chromosome 9, ARS-UCD2.0, whole genome shotgun sequence, a single genomic region encodes these proteins:
- the RAB32 gene encoding ras-related protein Rab-32: MAGGGAGDPGRGAAAAAAPPETSEHLFKVLVIGELGVGKTSIIKRYVHQLFSQHYRATIGVDFALKVLNWDSRTLVRLQLWDIAGQERFGNMTRVYYKEAVGAFIVFDISRGSTFDAVLKWKSDLDSKVHLPNGSPIPAVLLANKCDQKKDSGQTPSQMDQFCKEHGFTGWFETSAKDNVNIDEAARFLVENILANHQSFPNEENDGRIKLEEETVKKESKTQCC, translated from the exons ATGGCGGGCGGCGGAGCTGGGGACCCGGGCCGGGGGGCGGCCGCCGCCGCGGCGCCGCCGGAGACCAGTGAGCACCTCTTCAAGGTGCTGGTCATCGGCGAACTCGGCGTGGGCAAGACCAGCATCATCAAGCGCTACGTCCACCAGCTCTTCTCCCAGCACTACCGGGCCACCATCGGGGTGGACTTCGCCCTCAAGGTCCTCAACTGGGACAGCAGGACGCTGGTGCGCCTGCAGCTATGGGACATCGCGG GACAGGAGCGTTTTGGCAACATGACCCGAGTATATTACAAAGAAGCTGTTGGTGCCTTCATTGTCTTTGATATTTCGAGAGGTTCCACGTTTGATGctgttttaaaatggaaaagtgaTCTGGATAGTAAAGTACATCTTCCAAACGGCAGCCCTATTCCTGCTGTCCTTTTAGCTAACAAATGTGACCAGAAAAAGGACAGTGGCCAGACTCCTTCCCAGATGGACCAGTTCTGCAAAGAACATGGCTTCACAGGATGGTTTGAAACCTCTGCGAAG GATAATGTCAACATCGATGAAGCAGCCCGGTTCCTGGTGGAGAACATTCTTGCCAACCACCAAAGCTTCCCTAATGAAGAAAACGATGGCAGGATTAAACTGGAAGAGGAGACTGTGAAAAAAGAGAGCAAGACCCAGTGTTGCTGA